In Apium graveolens cultivar Ventura chromosome 10, ASM990537v1, whole genome shotgun sequence, the following are encoded in one genomic region:
- the LOC141692375 gene encoding uncharacterized protein LOC141692375 isoform X1 has protein sequence MATPDVMQAEKNFHFIDHPKGENVKPREMTIEKKIDLLEGLTGNVSNRRTRRWINDRLLMELVPRLNAEEIRGLFAPPPWGDEVPLSAFCMTNGGEWDKFRSIDMDKEIRVIETLGGSSSKKKGRVDVDKMAVLAAWHRVNCRTREALRRSFLAELIDNYEACLRVFIQEGRDDDVLVLHVKDPFHRMLLHGVCEFYDLVSVTDAGSDTEPMKPTKIKKKKSGCVQPPNITLCNFLKMAKEGNW, from the exons ATGGCTACTCCAGATGTCATGCAAGCAGAGAAAAACTTTCACTTTATTGATCATCCCAAAG GAGAAAATGTGAAACCCAGAGAAATGACAATTGAGAAAAAGATTGATCTGCTGGAGGGCTTGACTGGAAAT GTCAGCAACCGAAGAACTCGCAGGTGGATAAATGATCGTCTTTTGATGGAGCTTGTTCCTCGTTTGAATGCAGAGGAAATTAGAGGCTTGTTTGCTCCACCTCCATGGG GTGATGAGGTACCTCTTTCAGCATTCTGCATGACAAATGGAGGGGAGTGGGACAAGTTCAGGAGTATTGACATGGACAAAgag ATCAGAGTAATCGAAACCCTTGGAGGCTCTTCTTCAAAAAAGAAAGGTCGTGTGGATGTTGATAAGATGGCTGTTTTGGCTGCATGGCACAGAGTAAACTGTCGCACTAGAGAAGCACTCAGACGCAGCTTCCTTGCTGAGCTAATTGATAACTATGAG GCATGTTTGAGGGTTTTCATTCAGGAGGGTCGTGATGACGATGTTCTTGTGCTACATGTTAAAGATCCTTTTCATAGGATGCTACTTCACGGTGTTTGTGAG TTCTATGACTTGGTGTCGGTGACAGACGCAGGATCAGACACAGAGCCTATGAAGCCCACAAAGATTAAGAAGAAGAAATCAGGCTGTGTTCAACCTCCAAACATAACCCTTTGCAACTTCCTGAAGATGGCAAAGGAAGGAAACTGGTAA
- the LOC141692375 gene encoding uncharacterized protein LOC141692375 isoform X2 — protein MATPDVMQAEKNFHFIDHPKGENVKPREMTIEKKIDLLEGLTGNVSNRRTRRWINDRLLMELVPRLNAEEIRGLFAPPPWGDEVPLSAFCMTNGGEWDKFRSIDMDKEIRVIETLGGSSSKKKGRVDVDKMAVLAAWHRVNCRTREALRRSFLAELIDNYEFYDLVSVTDAGSDTEPMKPTKIKKKKSGCVQPPNITLCNFLKMAKEGNW, from the exons ATGGCTACTCCAGATGTCATGCAAGCAGAGAAAAACTTTCACTTTATTGATCATCCCAAAG GAGAAAATGTGAAACCCAGAGAAATGACAATTGAGAAAAAGATTGATCTGCTGGAGGGCTTGACTGGAAAT GTCAGCAACCGAAGAACTCGCAGGTGGATAAATGATCGTCTTTTGATGGAGCTTGTTCCTCGTTTGAATGCAGAGGAAATTAGAGGCTTGTTTGCTCCACCTCCATGGG GTGATGAGGTACCTCTTTCAGCATTCTGCATGACAAATGGAGGGGAGTGGGACAAGTTCAGGAGTATTGACATGGACAAAgag ATCAGAGTAATCGAAACCCTTGGAGGCTCTTCTTCAAAAAAGAAAGGTCGTGTGGATGTTGATAAGATGGCTGTTTTGGCTGCATGGCACAGAGTAAACTGTCGCACTAGAGAAGCACTCAGACGCAGCTTCCTTGCTGAGCTAATTGATAACTATGAG TTCTATGACTTGGTGTCGGTGACAGACGCAGGATCAGACACAGAGCCTATGAAGCCCACAAAGATTAAGAAGAAGAAATCAGGCTGTGTTCAACCTCCAAACATAACCCTTTGCAACTTCCTGAAGATGGCAAAGGAAGGAAACTGGTAA